In Halostella litorea, a single window of DNA contains:
- a CDS encoding tripartite tricarboxylate transporter permease — protein sequence MDLVGIRVVVAPGSAAAVLAFVLGGVALGTVSGLTPGLHANNFALVLAAAAGEIPGPPLLLGVAMLSAGVVHTFLDAVPALALGVPDAAMAATALPGHRLVIAGQGYEAVRLSALGSGLAVAVALPLAVPVTEAMTAVYPTLRAHLPLVLGGVVVLLAATERSVRAAAAGLATFAASAALGALTLDLSPAAPLSAGGMLTPLFAGLFGAPVLVDALDGAGVPPQADPTVASSRRAVFGMAAAGALAGAAVGYLPGVSSAIAAVAVLALAPGGAGDRGYIVATSGVNTANTVFALFALVAIRQPRTGVLVAFDEVGAPLNLPLLVGTAALASVAGFCLVLALGDRYLRVVGRMDYRRLSLTVLALLVCLSALFAGIVGVAAFAVSAALGLVPVRLGVRRVHLMGVLIGPLALGL from the coding sequence ATGGACCTCGTCGGCATCAGGGTAGTCGTCGCGCCGGGCAGCGCCGCGGCCGTGCTCGCGTTCGTCCTCGGCGGCGTCGCGCTCGGGACGGTCAGCGGCCTGACGCCCGGGCTCCACGCCAACAACTTCGCGCTCGTCCTCGCCGCGGCGGCCGGCGAGATACCCGGCCCGCCGCTCCTGCTCGGCGTGGCGATGCTGTCGGCGGGGGTTGTCCACACGTTCCTCGACGCGGTGCCCGCGCTGGCGCTCGGCGTGCCCGACGCGGCGATGGCGGCGACGGCGCTCCCCGGCCACCGCCTCGTCATCGCCGGCCAGGGGTACGAGGCGGTCCGGCTCTCGGCGCTCGGGAGCGGGCTGGCCGTCGCGGTCGCGCTCCCGCTCGCGGTGCCGGTGACCGAGGCGATGACTGCGGTGTATCCGACGCTGCGCGCGCACCTACCCCTGGTTCTCGGCGGCGTGGTCGTCCTGCTGGCCGCGACGGAGCGGTCGGTCCGCGCGGCGGCGGCCGGCCTCGCGACGTTCGCGGCTAGTGCCGCGCTCGGGGCGCTGACGCTCGATCTCTCGCCGGCCGCGCCGCTCTCCGCCGGCGGGATGCTGACGCCGCTGTTCGCCGGGCTGTTCGGCGCGCCCGTGCTCGTCGACGCGCTGGACGGTGCCGGCGTGCCGCCGCAGGCCGACCCGACCGTCGCCTCATCGCGGCGGGCGGTGTTCGGGATGGCCGCGGCCGGAGCGCTCGCGGGCGCGGCGGTGGGCTACCTCCCCGGCGTGTCGAGCGCCATCGCCGCGGTGGCCGTGTTGGCGCTCGCGCCCGGCGGGGCCGGCGACAGGGGATACATCGTGGCGACCAGCGGGGTCAACACGGCCAACACCGTCTTCGCCCTCTTCGCGCTCGTCGCCATCCGCCAGCCACGGACCGGCGTGCTCGTCGCGTTCGACGAGGTCGGCGCGCCGCTGAACCTGCCGCTGCTCGTCGGCACCGCGGCGCTGGCGAGCGTCGCGGGGTTCTGTCTCGTGCTCGCGCTCGGGGACCGGTACCTGCGGGTCGTCGGGCGGATGGACTACCGCCGGCTCTCGCTCACCGTGCTCGCGCTGCTGGTCTGTCTCTCCGCGCTGTTCGCGGGGATCGTCGGCGTCGCGGCGTTCGCCGTCAGCGCCGCGCTCGGGCTGGTGCCCGTTCGCCTCGGCGTGCGGCGGGTTCACCTCATGGGCGTGCTCATCGGGCCGCTGGCGCTCGGACTCTGA
- a CDS encoding elongation factor 1-beta, which produces MGKVAAKIKVMPQSPDVDLDDLQERLENTLPEGAKINGVERDEVAFGLVALYPTVIVPDDAGGTEAVEEEFGNVDGVESVEVENVGRI; this is translated from the coding sequence ATGGGGAAGGTAGCCGCCAAGATCAAGGTCATGCCGCAGAGCCCGGACGTCGACCTGGACGACCTCCAGGAGCGTCTGGAGAACACCCTGCCGGAGGGCGCGAAGATAAACGGCGTCGAGCGCGACGAGGTCGCGTTCGGGCTCGTCGCCCTCTACCCGACCGTCATCGTCCCCGACGACGCGGGCGGGACGGAGGCCGTCGAGGAGGAGTTCGGCAACGTCGACGGCGTCGAGAGCGTCGAAGTCGAGAACGTCGGCCGGATATAA
- a CDS encoding RNA polymerase Rpb4 family protein, protein MTIFKEKVDEDYLTISEAKELLADVEAERAADEDREMRYELARAIEHVNRFALLTPEESRELVEELLELEKVDEATAYKIADLLPRDRDELRAVFAQERYSLSGEELDDVLNVVAKYV, encoded by the coding sequence ATGACCATCTTCAAAGAGAAGGTAGACGAGGACTACCTCACCATCTCCGAGGCCAAGGAGCTGCTCGCCGACGTGGAGGCGGAGCGGGCCGCCGACGAGGACCGCGAGATGCGGTACGAGCTCGCCCGAGCGATCGAGCACGTGAACCGCTTTGCCCTCCTCACGCCGGAGGAGTCACGCGAACTGGTCGAGGAGCTGCTCGAACTGGAGAAGGTCGACGAGGCGACCGCGTACAAGATCGCCGACCTGCTGCCGCGGGACCGGGACGAGCTCCGCGCCGTGTTCGCACAGGAGCGGTACTCCCTGTCGGGCGAGGAGTTGGACGACGTGCTGAACGTCGTCGCCAAGTACGTCTGA
- a CDS encoding 16S ribosomal RNA methyltransferase A gives MRDPDGLLARAGVSGDPNRDQHFLVDDRVLDRLPSYAVDAGADCSHVLEIGAGTGALTDRLLGVADRVTAIERDPELAAFLREEFAAEIDAGDLVVVEGDALDVDLPEFTASVSNLPYGASSEIAFRLLPLGKPLVLMFQTEFAERMAAAPGSDEYGRLSVSAGHYAEVEVVETVPKEAFSPPPAVESAVVRTTPREPEYEVEDDEFFLRFVKALFTQRRKTMRNAVRNTAHISGLDDPDAVVEAADESLMSRRAGTVTPAEFAALATLAADVGVVEDAG, from the coding sequence ATGAGAGACCCAGACGGACTCCTGGCGCGGGCGGGAGTCAGCGGGGACCCGAACCGCGACCAGCACTTCCTGGTCGACGACCGCGTGCTGGACCGCCTCCCGTCGTACGCGGTCGACGCCGGGGCCGACTGCTCGCACGTTCTGGAGATCGGCGCGGGCACCGGCGCGCTGACCGACAGGCTGCTCGGCGTCGCCGACAGGGTGACGGCGATAGAGCGGGACCCGGAGCTGGCCGCCTTCCTGCGCGAGGAGTTCGCCGCGGAGATCGACGCCGGCGATCTCGTCGTGGTCGAGGGCGACGCGCTGGACGTCGACCTGCCGGAGTTCACCGCGTCAGTGTCGAACCTGCCCTACGGCGCGTCCAGCGAGATCGCCTTCCGGCTGTTGCCCCTCGGGAAACCGCTCGTGTTGATGTTCCAGACGGAGTTCGCCGAGCGGATGGCGGCCGCCCCCGGGAGCGACGAGTACGGGCGGCTCTCGGTGTCGGCGGGCCACTACGCGGAGGTGGAGGTCGTCGAGACCGTGCCGAAGGAGGCGTTCTCGCCGCCGCCGGCCGTCGAGAGCGCGGTCGTGCGGACGACGCCGCGGGAGCCCGAATACGAGGTCGAGGACGACGAGTTCTTCCTGCGGTTCGTGAAGGCGCTTTTCACCCAGCGGCGCAAGACGATGCGCAACGCGGTCCGGAACACCGCCCACATCTCGGGGCTCGACGACCCGGACGCCGTGGTCGAGGCGGCCGACGAGTCGCTGATGAGCAGGCGGGCGGGGACCGTGACGCCCGCGGAGTTCGCGGCGCTGGCGACGCTGGCGGCGGACGTCGGGGTGGTCGAGGATGCTGGCTAG
- a CDS encoding 50S ribosomal protein L21e, with amino-acid sequence MPNSDGPRKKTRNKLSNDPRDRGTSPPQRAIQDFEAGQKVHLKIDPSVPDGRFHPRFDGRTGEVEGEQGSCFKVAINDGGKDKTLIVAPQHLRAQQ; translated from the coding sequence ATGCCGAACTCCGACGGCCCTCGCAAGAAAACACGGAACAAACTCTCGAACGACCCCCGCGACCGCGGCACGTCGCCGCCCCAGCGAGCGATCCAGGACTTCGAGGCGGGCCAGAAGGTCCACCTGAAGATCGACCCGAGCGTGCCGGACGGCCGCTTCCACCCCCGCTTCGACGGACGGACGGGTGAGGTCGAGGGCGAGCAGGGGAGCTGTTTCAAGGTCGCCATCAACGACGGCGGCAAGGACAAGACCCTGATCGTCGCCCCGCAGCACCTGCGCGCACAGCAGTAG
- a CDS encoding HemK2/MTQ2 family protein methyltransferase: protein MTDLADRRGLETEVYQPAEDSDLLATAAVEAVAAGDRVLDVGTGSGYVAGTVAAETGARVVASDLNPHACRQARERAAEAGVDLDVVRADLVAPFRDGAFDAVLFNPPYLPANEEAERDDWMEVALSGGETGRAVVDPFLDAVGRVLAPSGVVLLLVSSLTGVDEVLARAADRGFAAETVAEESFPFETLTVQALRRD from the coding sequence ATGACGGATCTGGCCGACCGCCGCGGGCTGGAGACGGAGGTGTATCAGCCGGCGGAGGACTCGGACCTCCTTGCGACCGCGGCGGTCGAGGCGGTCGCGGCCGGCGACAGGGTGCTGGACGTCGGGACCGGGTCGGGGTACGTCGCGGGGACGGTCGCCGCCGAGACCGGCGCGCGCGTCGTCGCGTCGGACCTGAACCCCCACGCGTGTCGGCAGGCCCGGGAGCGCGCGGCCGAGGCGGGCGTCGACCTCGACGTGGTGCGGGCGGACCTCGTCGCTCCCTTCCGGGACGGCGCGTTCGACGCCGTCCTGTTCAACCCGCCGTACCTCCCGGCGAACGAGGAGGCAGAGCGCGACGACTGGATGGAGGTGGCGCTGTCGGGCGGCGAGACGGGGCGGGCGGTCGTCGACCCGTTCCTCGACGCGGTCGGGCGCGTCCTCGCGCCGTCGGGCGTCGTCCTGTTGCTGGTGAGCAGTCTCACTGGGGTCGACGAGGTGCTGGCCCGCGCGGCCGACCGCGGGTTCGCCGCCGAGACGGTCGCCGAGGAGTCGTTCCCGTTCGAGACGCTGACCGTGCAGGCGCTCCGGCGGGACTGA
- a CDS encoding mechanosensitive ion channel family protein — protein sequence MLASLAESVNQLSDVFQSVEARVAITALCLVAVFTVARLSRVAQAKLSAYVKPIWADVVTTVGFVVGFLGAALVSVGVWGQADLASDAVGRLGLGSEAIPDIAFTLVVIVGTHVLIRFTKRLLAELQGSSHAVSEHQREITLRLTQVILWSLAIIVVLGVWDFDLSGLLVGAGFLGIIVGMAARQTLGAMLAGFVLMFARPFEIGDWVEIGEEEGIVTDITIVNTRIQTFDGEYVMIPNDVVSGNTIINRTRKGRLRLEVEVGVDYEADVERASKVSKAAMGEVDEVLTVPTPQVVTKRFDDSSVVLGLRFWIDKPSARRKWRARTGVIQNVKSAFAEDGIKIPFPQRELMGREETEGFRTAERREAAPTATDGGDE from the coding sequence ATGCTGGCTAGCCTCGCGGAGTCGGTGAACCAACTATCGGACGTGTTCCAGTCCGTCGAGGCGCGGGTGGCGATCACCGCACTCTGTCTCGTCGCCGTGTTCACGGTCGCACGGCTGTCGCGGGTCGCACAGGCCAAACTGAGCGCGTACGTCAAGCCGATCTGGGCCGACGTCGTCACGACCGTCGGGTTCGTCGTCGGCTTCCTCGGCGCGGCGCTTGTCAGCGTCGGCGTCTGGGGGCAAGCGGACCTGGCCAGCGACGCAGTCGGCCGGTTAGGGCTGGGCAGCGAGGCGATCCCCGACATCGCGTTCACGTTGGTCGTCATCGTGGGCACGCACGTCCTGATCCGCTTCACGAAGCGCCTGCTGGCGGAGCTTCAGGGGTCCAGCCACGCGGTCTCGGAGCACCAGCGGGAGATCACGCTCCGGCTGACCCAGGTGATCCTCTGGTCGCTGGCGATCATCGTCGTCCTCGGCGTGTGGGACTTCGACCTGTCGGGGCTGCTCGTCGGGGCCGGCTTCCTCGGCATCATCGTCGGCATGGCGGCCAGACAGACGCTCGGCGCGATGCTCGCCGGGTTCGTACTGATGTTCGCCCGGCCGTTCGAGATCGGCGACTGGGTCGAGATCGGCGAGGAGGAGGGGATCGTCACGGACATCACCATCGTCAACACGCGCATCCAGACGTTCGACGGGGAGTACGTGATGATCCCCAACGACGTGGTGTCGGGCAACACGATAATCAACCGGACGCGGAAGGGACGGCTCCGGCTGGAAGTCGAGGTCGGCGTCGACTACGAGGCCGACGTGGAGCGCGCCTCGAAGGTGTCGAAGGCCGCGATGGGCGAGGTCGACGAGGTGCTCACGGTGCCGACGCCACAGGTTGTCACCAAGCGGTTCGACGACTCGTCGGTCGTCCTCGGCCTACGGTTCTGGATCGACAAGCCCAGCGCCCGCCGCAAATGGCGCGCCCGAACGGGGGTCATCCAGAACGTGAAGTCGGCGTTCGCGGAGGACGGCATCAAGATCCCGTTCCCGCAGCGCGAACTCATGGGCCGCGAGGAGACCGAGGGGTTCCGCACCGCCGAGCGCCGCGAGGCAGCCCCGACGGCGACCGACGGCGGGGACGAATGA
- the rpl12p gene encoding 50S ribosomal protein P1, with protein sequence MEYVYAALILNETGEELNEDNITGVLEAAGVDVQESRVKALVAALEDVDIDEAVAEAAAVPAGGAAAAPAEGGDEEAADEGGDEETEEAEEDLPDTQDDDDEDDGDDEASGEGLGELFG encoded by the coding sequence ATGGAGTACGTTTACGCAGCACTCATCCTGAACGAGACTGGCGAAGAGCTCAACGAAGACAACATCACCGGCGTCCTCGAGGCCGCCGGCGTCGACGTGCAGGAGTCCCGCGTCAAGGCCCTCGTGGCCGCGCTGGAGGACGTCGACATCGACGAGGCGGTCGCCGAGGCCGCCGCAGTCCCCGCCGGCGGTGCCGCCGCGGCACCCGCCGAGGGTGGCGACGAGGAGGCCGCCGACGAGGGCGGCGACGAGGAGACCGAAGAGGCCGAGGAGGACCTGCCGGACACGCAGGACGACGACGACGAGGACGACGGCGACGACGAGGCCAGCGGCGAGGGCCTCGGCGAACTCTTCGGTTAA
- a CDS encoding methionine synthase, translating to MTNENKEQFRPADHPNDSFILTTVVGSYPKPKWLDRARDLYEDEDADFDEDAWEEAKDDGSRLITEEHERAGLDVVVDGEMRRNEMVEFFADRIEGYEFKGPVKVWGHNTFDKPSVVDDVEYDESWLVDEYEFTADVADRPVKVPITGPYTLASWCFNEAYEDDAALANDLADLVNEEIEKLVDAGARYIQIDEPALATTPDDHAIVGDCLERIVDDIPEDVRIGLHVCYGDYFRIYPEILEFPVDEFDLELANGDYEQLDVFKDPEFTKDLALGVTDVHVAEVESVEEIKENVKKGLEVVPPEQLVVSPDCGLKLLPREVAYEKMANMVEATREVEAELDEGEIDVGRSAVSADD from the coding sequence ATGACCAACGAGAACAAAGAGCAGTTCCGTCCGGCGGACCACCCGAACGACAGCTTCATCCTGACGACGGTCGTCGGGAGCTACCCCAAGCCGAAGTGGCTCGACCGCGCCCGCGACCTCTACGAGGACGAGGACGCCGACTTCGACGAGGACGCCTGGGAGGAAGCCAAGGACGACGGCTCGCGGCTCATCACCGAGGAGCACGAACGGGCCGGCCTCGACGTGGTCGTCGACGGCGAGATGCGCCGCAACGAGATGGTCGAGTTCTTCGCCGACCGCATCGAGGGCTACGAGTTCAAGGGTCCCGTCAAGGTGTGGGGCCACAACACCTTCGACAAGCCGAGCGTCGTCGACGACGTCGAGTACGACGAGTCGTGGCTCGTCGACGAGTACGAGTTCACCGCCGACGTCGCCGACCGCCCGGTGAAGGTGCCGATCACCGGTCCGTACACGCTCGCCTCCTGGTGTTTCAACGAGGCCTACGAGGACGACGCGGCGCTGGCCAACGACCTGGCCGACCTCGTCAACGAGGAGATAGAGAAACTCGTCGACGCCGGCGCGCGCTACATCCAGATCGACGAGCCGGCGCTGGCGACGACGCCGGACGACCACGCCATCGTCGGCGACTGCCTGGAGCGCATCGTCGACGACATCCCGGAGGACGTGCGCATCGGCCTGCACGTCTGCTACGGCGACTACTTCCGCATCTACCCGGAGATCCTCGAGTTCCCCGTCGACGAGTTCGACCTCGAACTCGCGAACGGCGACTACGAGCAACTCGACGTGTTCAAGGACCCCGAGTTCACGAAGGACCTGGCGCTCGGCGTCACCGACGTCCACGTCGCCGAGGTCGAGTCCGTCGAGGAGATAAAGGAAAACGTCAAGAAGGGCCTGGAGGTCGTCCCGCCCGAGCAACTCGTCGTCAGCCCGGACTGCGGGCTGAAGCTCCTGCCCCGCGAGGTCGCCTACGAGAAGATGGCCAACATGGTCGAGGCGACCCGCGAGGTCGAGGCCGAACTGGACGAGGGCGAGATAGACGTCGGGCGGAGCGCGGTCAGCGCCGACGACTGA
- a CDS encoding cystathionine gamma-synthase — MSDDDFRIETRSIHAGQEPDEETGALMTPIHANSTYEQDAPGDHRGYEYSRTGNPTRTDLEANLASLENAEHGRCFSSGMGAINTVLNLLEAGDHVVSGEDIYGGTRRIFDQVYTQYDVEFSYVDMTDLDAIEAAFRDETALLWLETPTNPLMSIVDIAGAAEIAHDHDALCAIDNTFATPYLQRPLDLGADVVTHSLTKYLGGHSDVVGGALLTNDDELDERFGFYQNSVGATPGPHECFLVLRGTKTLPVRMDRHCDNARELAAWLDDHPDVDTVYYPGLESHPGHDVAAEQMDDFGGMLSFELDASLDEAAEFVSSTDVFTLAESLGGVESLIEQPATMTHASIPREERVAAGLSDGLIRASVGVEHVEDLKADLRQAMESALE; from the coding sequence ATGTCCGACGACGACTTCCGCATCGAGACGCGGTCGATCCACGCGGGCCAGGAGCCCGACGAGGAGACCGGCGCGCTGATGACGCCGATCCACGCCAACTCCACCTACGAGCAGGACGCCCCCGGCGACCACCGCGGTTACGAGTACTCCCGGACGGGCAACCCCACCCGCACCGACCTCGAAGCGAACCTCGCCAGCCTGGAGAACGCCGAGCACGGCCGCTGTTTCTCCTCGGGGATGGGCGCGATAAACACCGTTCTCAACCTGCTGGAGGCGGGCGACCACGTCGTCAGCGGCGAGGACATCTACGGCGGGACACGACGCATCTTCGACCAGGTGTACACGCAGTACGACGTGGAGTTTTCCTACGTCGACATGACCGACCTGGACGCCATCGAGGCGGCGTTCCGCGACGAGACGGCGCTGCTGTGGCTGGAGACGCCGACAAACCCGCTTATGTCTATCGTCGACATCGCGGGGGCGGCCGAGATAGCCCACGACCACGACGCGCTCTGTGCCATCGACAACACGTTCGCCACGCCGTACCTCCAGCGCCCGCTGGACCTCGGCGCTGACGTGGTCACGCACTCGCTGACGAAGTACCTCGGCGGCCACTCCGACGTCGTCGGGGGAGCCTTGCTGACGAACGACGACGAACTGGACGAGCGCTTCGGCTTCTACCAGAACAGCGTCGGCGCGACGCCCGGGCCTCACGAGTGTTTCCTCGTCCTCCGAGGCACGAAGACGCTCCCCGTCAGGATGGACCGCCACTGCGACAACGCCCGGGAACTGGCCGCGTGGCTCGACGACCACCCCGACGTCGACACCGTGTACTACCCCGGGCTGGAGTCCCACCCGGGCCACGACGTCGCCGCCGAGCAGATGGACGACTTCGGCGGGATGCTCAGCTTCGAACTCGACGCCAGCCTCGACGAGGCCGCCGAGTTCGTCTCCAGCACCGACGTGTTCACGCTCGCGGAGAGCCTCGGCGGCGTCGAGAGCCTCATCGAGCAGCCCGCGACCATGACCCACGCCTCGATCCCCCGCGAGGAGCGCGTCGCGGCCGGGCTCTCCGACGGCCTCATCCGGGCGAGCGTCGGGGTCGAACACGTCGAGGACCTGAAAGCCGACCTCCGACAGGCGATGGAGTCGGCCTTGGAATAG
- a CDS encoding 5-methyltetrahydropteroyltriglutamate--homocysteine methyltransferase yields MTELVAASPGLFPLPDWAKDDLSDLKGHQKHDLISGNEGDDIVATYDEARAEVVDLQTEAGLDLVGEGQLRWDDMLAHPLAVHDNVETRGIVRYYDNNNFYRDPVVTGDLTFDGDVAAELEAAAERTDSLQAVLPGPYSLADLATDEHYGDEAEFLDAVADFLADEADAFPDVETLFLLEPSLVENPPEDGEDERASEAIDAVASAVDADVVAHTYWGALDEKVYAHLLDADVDAVGFDFVNEQEDNLYNINEYGATDDVALGLVNGQNTLQEEPDAIRERVEWVQEQTPGAEFDRAYLTVNTESFYLPYAEFERKLAALAEAASTQEVTA; encoded by the coding sequence ATGACGGAACTCGTAGCGGCCTCCCCGGGGCTGTTCCCGCTCCCGGACTGGGCGAAAGACGACCTTTCGGACCTGAAAGGACACCAGAAGCACGACCTGATAAGCGGTAACGAGGGCGACGACATCGTCGCGACGTACGACGAGGCGCGCGCCGAAGTCGTCGACCTCCAGACCGAAGCCGGCCTCGACCTGGTCGGCGAGGGGCAACTGCGCTGGGACGACATGCTCGCGCACCCGCTGGCCGTCCACGACAACGTGGAGACCCGCGGCATCGTGCGCTACTACGACAACAACAACTTCTACCGCGACCCCGTCGTCACGGGCGACCTGACGTTCGACGGCGACGTGGCCGCGGAACTGGAGGCCGCCGCCGAGCGCACCGACTCGCTGCAGGCGGTGCTCCCCGGTCCGTACTCGCTGGCCGACCTCGCGACCGACGAGCACTACGGCGACGAGGCCGAGTTCCTCGACGCGGTCGCCGACTTCCTCGCCGACGAGGCGGACGCGTTCCCCGACGTCGAGACGCTGTTCCTGCTGGAGCCGTCGCTCGTCGAGAACCCGCCCGAGGACGGCGAAGACGAGCGCGCCAGCGAGGCTATCGACGCCGTCGCGAGCGCCGTCGACGCCGACGTGGTCGCCCACACCTACTGGGGCGCGCTCGACGAGAAGGTGTACGCCCACCTGCTCGACGCGGACGTCGACGCCGTCGGCTTCGACTTCGTGAACGAGCAGGAGGACAACCTGTACAACATCAACGAGTACGGCGCGACCGACGACGTGGCGCTCGGCCTCGTGAACGGGCAGAACACGCTCCAGGAGGAGCCCGACGCCATCCGCGAGCGCGTCGAGTGGGTGCAGGAACAGACCCCCGGCGCGGAGTTCGACCGCGCGTACCTCACCGTCAACACCGAGTCGTTCTACCTGCCGTACGCCGAGTTCGAGCGGAAACTGGCGGCGCTGGCCGAGGCCGCGTCGACCCAGGAGGTGACAGCATGA
- a CDS encoding 50S ribosomal protein L10, producing MSAGAERKTQNLPEWKREEVDDLVDLVESYESVGVVNIAGIPSRQLQDMRRGLHGTAELRVSRNTLLVRALEEVEGGLEQLTDDIEGQVGLIGTNENPFSLYQELEASKTPAPIGAGEVAPNDIVIPEGDTGVDPGPFVGELQNVGASARIMEGSIQVTEDSTVLEQGEEVSPDLENVLNELGIEPKEVGLDLRSVVSEGVLFDPEDLDIDVEQYRSDVSTAAARARNLAVNAEYPTAQTVPTLVSKATGEAKSLGLQASIESPDLADDLVAKADAQVRALAAQVDDEEALPEELQDVEAPAAGGAAEADEEEESTDEDGDADAGAEESEAADEADDDDDEDSAAEGLGDMFG from the coding sequence ATGAGCGCCGGAGCGGAACGCAAGACCCAGAACCTGCCCGAGTGGAAGCGGGAGGAGGTCGACGATCTGGTCGACCTCGTCGAGAGCTACGAGAGCGTCGGCGTCGTCAACATCGCCGGCATCCCGAGCCGCCAGCTCCAGGACATGCGCCGTGGCCTGCACGGCACCGCGGAGCTGCGCGTCAGTCGGAACACGCTGCTCGTCCGCGCCCTCGAAGAGGTCGAGGGCGGGCTGGAGCAGCTCACCGACGACATCGAGGGACAGGTCGGCCTGATCGGGACGAACGAGAACCCGTTCTCGCTGTACCAGGAGCTCGAGGCCTCGAAGACCCCCGCACCGATCGGCGCGGGCGAGGTCGCGCCCAACGACATCGTCATCCCCGAGGGTGACACGGGCGTCGACCCGGGCCCGTTCGTCGGCGAACTCCAGAACGTCGGCGCGTCGGCCCGCATCATGGAGGGCTCGATCCAGGTCACAGAGGACAGCACCGTCCTCGAACAGGGCGAGGAGGTCTCGCCCGACCTGGAGAACGTCCTGAACGAGCTCGGCATCGAGCCGAAGGAAGTCGGGCTGGACCTGCGCTCCGTCGTGAGCGAGGGCGTCCTGTTCGACCCCGAGGACCTGGACATCGACGTCGAGCAGTACCGCAGCGACGTGTCGACGGCCGCCGCGCGCGCCCGGAACCTCGCGGTCAACGCCGAGTACCCGACCGCGCAGACGGTCCCGACGCTCGTCTCGAAGGCGACGGGCGAGGCCAAGAGCCTCGGCCTGCAGGCCTCCATCGAGAGCCCCGACCTCGCCGACGACCTCGTGGCCAAGGCGGACGCACAGGTGCGTGCGCTGGCCGCGCAGGTCGACGACGAGGAGGCGCTCCCCGAGGAGCTGCAGGACGTCGAGGCCCCCGCCGCGGGCGGTGCGGCCGAGGCCGACGAGGAAGAGGAATCGACTGACGAGGACGGCGACGCCGACGCCGGTGCGGAGGAGTCCGAGGCGGCCGACGAGGCCGACGACGATGACGACGAGGACTCCGCCGCGGAAGGACTCGGCGACATGTTCGGATAA
- a CDS encoding DUF655 domain-containing protein: MTNTDSDESAVRRAVLLDYMPHGRADDDRPQYQKPPLAYAVGKEDFELFEIVFEEDADAAIGDTVVVEPREEREEIDRIRTVEYEDLSGGAQSELEYVIEEVVTEHEERFVDFYNDAQPITLRLHQLNLLPGIGKKLRNNVLDERKRGRFESFEDLEERIAGLHDPKGVLAERILEEIRDEDLKYRAFVGRDGDGE; the protein is encoded by the coding sequence ATGACCAACACCGACAGCGACGAGTCGGCGGTCCGCCGGGCAGTGTTGCTGGATTACATGCCACACGGGCGGGCGGACGACGACAGGCCGCAGTACCAGAAGCCGCCGCTGGCGTACGCGGTCGGGAAGGAGGACTTCGAGCTTTTCGAGATCGTCTTCGAGGAGGACGCGGACGCCGCTATCGGTGACACGGTCGTCGTGGAACCGCGGGAGGAACGCGAGGAGATCGACCGGATTCGAACGGTCGAGTACGAGGACCTGTCCGGTGGGGCACAGTCGGAACTCGAGTACGTCATCGAGGAGGTAGTGACGGAACACGAGGAGCGGTTCGTCGACTTCTACAACGACGCCCAGCCGATCACTCTGCGGCTCCACCAGCTCAACCTGCTGCCCGGGATCGGCAAGAAGCTCCGGAACAACGTGTTGGACGAGCGAAAGCGGGGTCGGTTCGAGAGCTTCGAGGACCTAGAGGAGCGGATCGCCGGCCTGCACGACCCGAAGGGCGTGCTGGCAGAGCGGATCCTGGAGGAGATCCGGGACGAGGACCTGAAGTACCGGGCGTTCGTCGGGCGGGACGGCGACGGCGAGTAA
- a CDS encoding HVO_2753 family zinc finger protein has protein sequence MSESEQKRAQKCVSCGINISGTTAAAFKCPDCGHQIYRCSKCRKQSNLYKCPDCGFTGP, from the coding sequence ATGAGCGAGTCGGAACAGAAACGAGCGCAGAAGTGTGTCTCCTGCGGGATCAACATCTCGGGGACGACCGCCGCCGCGTTCAAGTGTCCGGACTGTGGGCACCAGATCTACCGGTGTTCGAAGTGTCGCAAGCAGAGCAACCTCTACAAGTGCCCGGACTGCGGGTTCACGGGACCGTAA